In Candidatus Methylomirabilota bacterium, the genomic window ATCGCGCGCGCCTTGCGGCCCCGCCAGGGTGGCCACGGCGCCCGCCGCGATGAGGGCGGGGACGCTGTCGGCGGCCGGCGAGCCGTTGCACAGGTTGCCCCCGAGAGTGGCGCGCCCCTGCACCTGCGTCGAGCCGATGAGATTCGCCGCCTCGACCACGCCCGGCCACGCCTTCTTGAGCCGCGCATGCTCCTTGAGCTCGGCCCCCGTCACCGCCGCCCCGATGCGCCAGCCCCCCTTCTCCTCCGTGATGGCCCGGGTCTCGGGGATCTTCTTGATGTCGACGATCAGCTCCGGATCGACGATGTCCGCTCGCATCTGGACCAGGAGGTCAGTGCCTCCGGCCAAGACCCGCGCATCCCCTGTCGCTCCCGCGAGCAGGGCCACCGCTCCCTCCAAGGACCCTGGTGCCTCGTAGCGCATGTGTGCTGGTCTCGCCTTTCCGTGATTATTGGATTGGATTCTACGCAGGCAACAATACAGTGCAGCGGCAGATCTTGCAATCCGGTTGCGTGCTATCCTACCGCTCCATGACGAGGCGGCGAATCTACTTCGACGGCACCATGGGATGAAGTTCGGCCTCTTCTTCCAGACTCCGGAAGCGCCCGGCCAGTCGCACGGGGAGCGCTTCGCCGAGATGCTCGACCGCATCGCGCTCGCCGACTCGCTGGGCTTCGACGTGGCCTGGCTGGCCGAGCTGCACTTCGGCGGCGCGTTCTCGCTTCTGTCGAGCCCGCTCATGGCGGTGCCCGTGATCGCCCAGCGCACCCGGCGTATTCGCGTGGGAACCGCCGTCACCCTCCTGCCCCTCCATCATCCGCTTGCCTGCGCAGAGCAGGCGGCCACGGCCGACGTCCTCTCCGGCGGCCGGCTGGAGTTCGGAGTGGGCCGGGGCTCGATCCCGAGCCAGTTCCACGGATTCCGGGTGCCGGTGGCGGAGAACCGCGCCCGCTTCGACGAGGCGCTGGAGATCATTCGCCTCGCCTGGACCCAGGAGCGCTTCAGCTATCGCGGCGAGTTCTACCAGGTGGAGGACCTCGCGGTGGTGCCACGGCCCGTGCAACAGCCGCATCCGCCCATCCGCGTGGCCGTCCACACGGCGGAAAGCTTCGCCCACATCGGCGACCTGGGGCTGCCCATCTATTCGGGCACCACGACCACGCCCCTGCCCCAGCTTCGCGAGTACATGGCCCTCTACCGCGAGCATCTCGCGGGGGCCGGCCATTCATGGAAGAGCGACCAGATGGCCCTGATGCTCCCCGTGCACGTGGGCGCCACGGGCCGCGCCGCGCGGGAAGCCATGCGGGCCGGCGTGCTGAAGTACTACAAGAATCTCGAGGTGATCTTCTCGCAGCTGCCCGACTCCTACACTGATCACCTACCGCGCCTCAAGGTGATCCGGGAGACGGTGGCCAATCTGCCGTACGAGAAGTTCTGCCGCGACCAGGGCGTCTTCGGCGACGCCTCCGAAGTCGTCGAGCGGCTGCAGGCGGCCCGCGAGGACTTCGGGCTCTCGCAGATCATCTGCTGGTTCGATCAGGGCTCGATGCTGCCGCGCCATGAGGTCGAGCGCACCATGCGCCAGTTCGCCGACGAGGTCATGCCCAAGCTCGCCTCCGGCTGAACGGACGTTGCCGCGGGAAAGCCCGCGGTGTATTTTCAGTTGGGCCCGACATGATCGAGATCCGCCTGCCCCGGACGACCGACGCCGCCGGCTGTGCCGAGCTCGCCGCCACCGTCACCGGCGAGGAGCGCGCCGGGCCCTTCATCAAGTCGCACCTGGAGCGCCACCATCTCATCGTGGCCGAGGCCGACAAGGAGATCGTGGGCTTTCTCGCCTACCGCACGGACTGGTTCCAGTGCACCTTCGTGACCCTGGTAGTGGTGCGGGAGGACTTCCGCCGCAAGGGCATCGCGCGCGAGTTCTTCAAGTCGGTGGAGGCGGTCTCGCCCACCCCGCGCGTGTTCTCCTCGACCGAGGAAACCAATGCCACCTCGATCCGGATGCATACGGCCCTGGGCTTCCAGCCGAGCG contains:
- a CDS encoding FAD binding domain-containing protein, with amino-acid sequence MRYEAPGSLEGAVALLAGATGDARVLAGGTDLLVQMRADIVDPELIVDIKKIPETRAITEEKGGWRIGAAVTGAELKEHARLKKAWPGVVEAANLIGSTQVQGRATLGGNLCNGSPAADSVPALIAAGAVATLAGPQGARD
- a CDS encoding LLM class flavin-dependent oxidoreductase, which translates into the protein MKFGLFFQTPEAPGQSHGERFAEMLDRIALADSLGFDVAWLAELHFGGAFSLLSSPLMAVPVIAQRTRRIRVGTAVTLLPLHHPLACAEQAATADVLSGGRLEFGVGRGSIPSQFHGFRVPVAENRARFDEALEIIRLAWTQERFSYRGEFYQVEDLAVVPRPVQQPHPPIRVAVHTAESFAHIGDLGLPIYSGTTTTPLPQLREYMALYREHLAGAGHSWKSDQMALMLPVHVGATGRAAREAMRAGVLKYYKNLEVIFSQLPDSYTDHLPRLKVIRETVANLPYEKFCRDQGVFGDASEVVERLQAAREDFGLSQIICWFDQGSMLPRHEVERTMRQFADEVMPKLASG
- a CDS encoding GNAT family N-acetyltransferase, whose amino-acid sequence is MIEIRLPRTTDAAGCAELAATVTGEERAGPFIKSHLERHHLIVAEADKEIVGFLAYRTDWFQCTFVTLVVVREDFRRKGIAREFFKSVEAVSPTPRVFSSTEETNATSIRMHTALGFQPSGHVDNLPQGTRELLFYKRIPPRSFG